The following proteins are encoded in a genomic region of Pyrus communis chromosome 11, drPyrComm1.1, whole genome shotgun sequence:
- the LOC137749219 gene encoding uncharacterized protein has translation MGTKVQSKMYLPGYCSIQNLSSNVGHGSWSLLHENRNLNNGQQYEVFLTRPVIDGFHEHDKEQLRQTILKHETIFRHQLNELHRLYERQKDLMNEIKSKELLKHKKVAGISQSTVSSSSFPTGDDRKSWHISNLPLVDSSYGRQSTLSTCISQSPCDSIGKTLRNSSLPSQSRVGMKDHESLDSRVKKPRRRLFNLELPADEYLSDEEEPERGLGSGTDKSGYNNSVSSSGLHLVRSIGLADLNEPIQIDKVSASTSVIMSGNQPSSKEEIERQVLSANAYKVMWPFAKKFPENPQTGKDGRVGDLHLKNEIQKEWSTNALRDEQTRNSSGGKFGLQDFNKPCESSENEARIPCDPPAKVFTFDQNKTEKRIKRTLFGIEISESDISSSAMTSQSDAAISESSPNWTIPPSSLSQNLTSIQVSTSINTSTQSNSASLMMPQSREVTKDRLLLDCNSIPSTPSLKDEVSHQSGFFFRAKLEANELQACHPSMSLACQGNHSASGHRVDVKPAIDVNDVPSNKYLHEGACEQNIISLNGLRNQESRQGRLHWPEAVPLCDGESSKEIESRRICREQLKADSLILDKGFSNENSGSRHQIDLNRCLTEEETDTTAASSIMRTETVIDLEAPVVVETNIYGEDSTERRRKELLDSPNEGLIRVAAEALVAISSSQAPKMQENATCCNLEALENDSLLWFAEVISSHDGNLDNGNAAEVKPTSCDEEAFPVDMDYFEHMTLNLVETKEEQPCYVPPNSDNLIEEGTLSKRPQRGKSRRGRQRKDFGRDVLPGLASLSQNEVTDDLQIIEGLIRESGGSWQSSLSHRNSGKGGRGRGRKRMGTTAPSTSVAEVSRPQIEQPKCELQGPEERNFTCRGKRTRRPPRQRYPIDNSPVPQT, from the exons ATGGGAACTAAAGTGCAGTCGAAGATGTATTTGCCGGGATATTGTTCCATACAGAATCTAAGCAGCAATGTCGGCCATGGGAGCTGGTCCCTACTCCACGAGAACAGAAACTTGAACAATGGGCAACAATACGAAGTGTTCTTGACAAGGCCAGTTATTGATGGATTTCACGAACATGATAAGGAGCAACTGAGGCAAACTATTCTGAAGCATGAGACAATTTTCAGGCATCAG CTCAATGAACTCCATCGTCTCTACGAAAGGCAAAAGGACCTGATGAACGAAATCAAAAGCAAAGAGCTTCTCAAACATAAAAAAGTAGCAGGGATATCACAATCAACTGTCTCATCATCCAGCTTTCCGACTGGAGACGACAGAAAGAGTTGGCATATTTCTAATTTACCCTTGGTGGATTCCAGTTATGGTAGACAATCTACATTGAGTACTTGTATCAGCCAATCTCCTTGTGATTCTATTGGAAAAACCCTGCGAAACAGCAGTCTCCCCAGCCAGAGTAGAGTAGGGATGAAGGACCATGAATCTTTGGATTCCAGAGTGAAGAAGCCTCGAAGAAGATTGTTCAATCTTGAACTTCCAGCCGATGAATACCTCAGTGATGAAGAAGAACCAGAACGAGGTTTGGGGTCGGGAACTGACAAATCTGGCTATAACAATAGTGTGTCGAGCTCTGGTTTGCATTTAGTAAGAAGCATTGGTTTGGCTGATCTGAATGAACCTATTCAGATAGACAAAGTGTCTGCTTCAACTTCTGTAATAATGTCTGGCAACCAACCGAGCTCCAAAGAGGAGATAGAAAGGCAGGTTTTATCTGCAAATGCGTACAAAGTTATGTGGCCTTTTGCAAAGAAATTCCCTGAAAACCCACAAACGGGGAAGGATGGAAGAGTTGGTGATCTGCATTTAAAGAATGAAATCCAAAAAGAGTGGTCAACAAATGCTCTCAGAGATG AGCAAACAAGAAATTCTTCTGGCGGAAAGTTTGGTCTTCAAGATTTTAATAAGCCATGTGAATCATCAGAAAACGAAGCTAGGATACCCTGTGATCCTCCTGCGAAGGTTTTCACTTTTGATCAGAATAAAACGGAGAAACGAATAAAGAGGACACTTTTTGGTATAGAAATCTCTGAAAGCGATATAAGTTCATCTGCTATGACTTCCCAATCTGATGCAGCCATTTCCGAGTCATCTCCCAATTGGACAATACCTCCAAGTAGCTTAAGCCAGAACTTAACATCGATTCAAGTAAGCACTTCCATTAATACCTCCACACAATCTAATAGCGCTTCACTCATGATGCCACAAAGCCGTGAAGTTACCAAGGACAGATTGCTTCTAGACTGTAATTCAATACCGTCAACTCCCAGTCTGAAAGACGAAGTGTCACACCAAAGCGGTTTTTTCTTCCGCGCTAAGTTGGAGGCCAATGAATTACAGGCTTGTCACCCCTCAATGAGCCTTGCCTGCCAAGGGAACCATTCAGCGTCAGGTCACCGGGTGGATGTCAAACCTGCTATTGATGTGAATGATGTTCCTTCTAATAAATATCTGCATGAAGGAGCTTGTgaacaaaatataatttctctGAATGGGCTGAGGAACCAAGAAAGCCGACAAGGAAGATTGCATTGGCCTGAAGCAGTGCCACTTTGTGATGGCGAATCTTCCAAAGAAATTGAAAGCAGACGCATATGTAGAGAGCAACTGAAAGCAGACAGTCTGATTCTAGACAAGGGATTTTCAAATGAGAATTCTGGTTCAAGACACCAAATAGATTTAAATAGATGTTTAACCGAAGAAGAAACTGATACGACTGCCGCTTCCTCAATTATGAGGACAGAAACTGTGATAGATTTGGAGGCACCGGTGGTAgttgaaacaaatatatatgggGAAGATTCCACTGAAAGAAGACGTAAGGAACTTCTTGACTCACCTAATGAGGGCCTTATCAGAGTTGCAGCCGAGGCTCTAGTTGCCATCTCATCATCTCAAGCTCCCAAGATGCAGGAAAATGCCACTTGTTGCAATCTGGAAGCTTTGGAAAACGACTCCCTTCTTTGGTTTGCAGAAGTAATTTCTTCACATGATGGAAATCTTGACAACGGAAATGCGGCAGAGGTTAAGCCAACTTCCTGTGATGAAGAGGCTTTTCCCGTTGACATGGATTATTTTGAGCACATGACATTAAATTTGGTGGAAACCAAAGAAGAGCAGCCATGCTATGTGCCTCCAAATTCAGACAACCTCATAGAGGAAGGGACATTGTCAAAACGGCCACAAAGAGGCAAATCGAGGAGGGGGAGGCAAAGGAAGGACTTCGGGAGAGATGTACTTCCCGGTCTTGCTTCTTTGTCACAAAATGAGGTGACTGATGATCTTCAAATAATTGAAGGGTTGATTAGGGAATCTGGTGGGAGTTGGCAGTCAAGTTTGTCACATAGAAATTCCGGTAAGGGTGGTAGGGGAAGGGGGAGGAAGCGTATGGGAACTACTGCTCCATCTACTAGTGTGGCTGAAGTTAGCCGGCCCCAGATTGAGCAACCAAAATGCGAGCTGCAGGGACCTGAGGAGAGAAACTTCACCTGTCGGGGTAAGAGGACAAGGCGCCCACCACGGCAAAGATATCCCATTGATAATTCTCCTGTTCCTCAAACCTAA